A region of Maribacter algicola DNA encodes the following proteins:
- a CDS encoding mandelate racemase/muconate lactonizing enzyme family protein: MKSILKQIIEKNKLEEKHLFQSRKSELENPKTPDERRNFLKKTALGGIAMTGMIGLGIEDTIAQTTSKVSRMSAPSDLKITDMRYALTNVMGGTAIIKIETNQGIYGLGEVRDAADVRYALFLKSRILGENPCNVEKIFKSIKQFGGPARQAGGVCAVEMALWDICGKAYNVPAWQLLGGRYRDKVRLYADTPEASSPEEQKRLIDFRVNEQGYTWLKMDVSIGELRGKPGTVVNGKFWENDKGVLAQWGDRRNMMSYGNTMHPFTQIQITEKGLEELQQVVEDVRNMVGYEIPISTDHYGHFDLNNGIRLAKALDKYRLAWFEDMVPWQYNEQWRTITDAIETPTTTGEDIYLLKDFLPLIHNRAVDIIHPDLASSGGLLETKRIADYAEEYGIAMAMHQAGTPVSFMANVHCAAATQNFLALEHHSVDVPWWESLVKTVGGFKMIDKGFATVPLTAPGLGIELDEEVVKAHLHPSDKTFFKSTEEWNELRSHDRTFS; the protein is encoded by the coding sequence ATGAAATCAATTCTAAAACAGATCATAGAGAAGAACAAACTGGAAGAGAAGCATCTTTTTCAATCTAGAAAGTCGGAACTTGAAAACCCTAAGACCCCGGACGAAAGAAGAAACTTCCTAAAGAAGACGGCTTTGGGTGGAATAGCGATGACCGGAATGATCGGACTTGGGATAGAGGATACAATAGCCCAAACGACTTCTAAGGTTAGCCGTATGTCCGCACCTTCAGACCTCAAGATAACTGACATGCGATATGCCTTGACCAATGTCATGGGTGGTACCGCTATTATAAAAATAGAAACCAATCAAGGTATCTACGGTCTGGGTGAGGTTAGGGATGCGGCTGATGTTCGCTATGCTCTTTTTCTTAAGAGCAGAATCCTTGGGGAAAACCCTTGTAACGTCGAGAAGATATTTAAGAGTATCAAGCAATTTGGGGGTCCCGCAAGACAAGCGGGCGGTGTCTGTGCCGTAGAAATGGCCCTCTGGGATATTTGCGGAAAGGCCTACAACGTTCCCGCTTGGCAACTGCTTGGTGGAAGATATAGGGACAAGGTTAGGCTATATGCGGATACACCCGAAGCATCATCCCCCGAAGAACAAAAAAGATTGATAGACTTTAGGGTAAATGAGCAAGGATATACTTGGTTGAAAATGGATGTTTCTATAGGGGAGCTCAGGGGAAAACCTGGAACCGTTGTGAATGGTAAGTTTTGGGAAAATGATAAGGGTGTTTTGGCTCAATGGGGAGATCGAAGAAATATGATGTCCTACGGAAATACGATGCATCCTTTCACGCAAATCCAAATCACTGAAAAAGGTTTGGAAGAATTGCAACAGGTAGTTGAGGATGTTCGTAATATGGTGGGCTATGAGATTCCTATTTCCACGGACCATTACGGACACTTTGATTTGAACAACGGTATTCGATTGGCAAAGGCATTGGACAAATACAGATTGGCCTGGTTTGAGGATATGGTACCATGGCAGTACAATGAACAATGGCGCACTATTACGGATGCTATAGAGACGCCAACAACGACTGGTGAGGATATTTATCTTTTAAAGGATTTCCTTCCCTTGATCCATAACAGGGCCGTGGATATTATACATCCGGATTTGGCCTCTTCTGGCGGGCTTTTGGAAACTAAACGAATTGCCGACTATGCCGAGGAATATGGTATAGCCATGGCCATGCATCAGGCTGGTACGCCGGTTTCATTTATGGCCAATGTGCATTGCGCTGCCGCCACTCAAAACTTTTTGGCATTGGAACACCACTCGGTTGACGTTCCCTGGTGGGAAAGTCTGGTAAAAACGGTGGGAGGTTTTAAAATGATAGATAAAGGTTTTGCCACCGTACCACTCACTGCACCAGGTTTGGGTATCGAGTTGGATGAAGAAGTGGTTAAGGCCCATTTGCATCCATCTGATAAGACATTCTTTAAATCCACAGAGGAATGGAATGAACTTAGATCACATGACAGAACATTTAGTTAA